In Dehalococcoidia bacterium, one DNA window encodes the following:
- the mutM gene encoding bifunctional DNA-formamidopyrimidine glycosylase/DNA-(apurinic or apyrimidinic site) lyase gives MPELPEVETIRRDLAPRVVGRSITAVRIVRDRVPTVEGASPVTFRSKLKGRRIEGIERRGKYLLFALSGGLHLAVHLRMTGSLLLRNAGDTDDPYLRAVLSLDNGADLRYADLRKLGRLRLVEDLRAVTDKLGPDALSDRFTAGYLQRAFERRRAPVKAVLMDQKTLAGLGNIYADEALFAARVNPLRRADSLSEREVKGVRRGIREVLREALGNRGSSFRDYVDANGQAGRHQIKVKVFRRTGQPCYVCGAEIQRAKVGGRSAHFCPRCQPAPGSP, from the coding sequence ATGCCTGAGCTGCCGGAAGTAGAAACGATACGCCGCGACCTCGCGCCCCGCGTCGTCGGACGCTCCATAACCGCCGTCCGCATCGTCCGCGACCGCGTGCCGACCGTCGAGGGCGCCTCGCCCGTCACGTTCCGCAGCAAGCTGAAGGGACGCCGCATCGAGGGGATCGAACGGCGGGGGAAGTACCTCCTGTTCGCGCTCTCGGGCGGGCTCCACCTCGCCGTCCACCTGCGCATGACCGGCTCGCTCCTCCTCCGCAACGCCGGCGACACCGATGACCCGTATCTTCGCGCCGTCCTTTCGCTCGACAACGGTGCGGACCTGCGTTACGCCGACCTGCGCAAGCTGGGGCGACTGCGCCTCGTCGAGGACTTGCGAGCGGTAACCGACAAGCTCGGCCCCGACGCCCTGTCGGATCGGTTCACGGCCGGCTACCTGCAACGCGCCTTCGAGCGGCGGCGGGCGCCGGTTAAGGCCGTGCTGATGGACCAGAAGACGCTGGCGGGACTCGGCAACATCTACGCCGACGAGGCGCTTTTCGCGGCGCGCGTCAACCCGCTGCGTCGCGCCGATTCCCTGTCGGAGCGAGAGGTGAAGGGCGTTCGGCGCGGCATACGTGAGGTGCTGCGCGAGGCCCTCGGCAACCGCGGGTCGTCGTTCCGCGATTACGTCGATGCGAACGGGCAGGCAGGGCGGCACCAGATCAAGGTGAAGGTCTTCCGCCGTACGGGGCAGCCGTGCTATGTTTGCGGCGCCGAAATCCAGCGGGCGAAGGTAGGAGGCCGCAGCGCCCACTTCTGTCCGCGCTGCCAGCCTGCGCCCGGTTCCCCGTAG
- the polA gene encoding DNA polymerase I has protein sequence MASDTDKPLLALLDGHGIIHRAYHAFREPLVVRKTGEVVTAVYGLANTLLSVLEQLRPTHIIVALDPKGPTFRHELDDTYKAQRPGAPEDLREQFARCVELIEAFNIPIFQVEGFEADDVLGTLARQAAEQGIETYVVSLDSDMVQLLRPNVKLFMFRPYQRDTVVYDERSARERYGFDPQQMPDFKGLKGDVSDNIPGVPGVGEKTAVRLIEQFGSVETIYEHLDLVEPSKLRETLAAHEEEARHSKEMATIRTDVPVSLDLKAAELKGYDRQKVLEIFRELEFRTLMGRLPEYVRPLEEKAPPVELGAPEKIYHCIYDEEELDSLAQRLSKAESFSFDTETDEIHAMRARLVGLSFSDSIAEAFYIPVGHIAELGGRPQLPLSTVLSKLGPVLEDGLRPKVAHNGKYDMVVLANHGVTVRGLAFDTMVAAYLLGEGGGSEAYRPGEGSLSLKWLASRRLGIEMTDITEILGRRGPKQLSMAQAPVSAVADYSCGDADVTFRLRALLEKELKEQNLWSLFTEVEMPLVPVLTRMELAGVAIDVAVLREMSQQLETQIVALEQQIYEACGHQFNIGSPQQLSVVLFEEIGLPKPRKVRQQGYATDAMVLEALRDAHPVIDMILTYRQLTKLKSTYIDTLPALINPNTGRIHTTFNQTITATGRLSSNDPNLQNIPVRGELGGQIRAAFIARDVGPDPYLLAADYSQVELRILAHLCKDPGLLEAFRQDEDIHAATASQVFGVPIEEVTPTMRRRAKVFNFGVLYGLTGFGLSQREGISREEATEFINRYFEKYARVKEWREEVIGDARVKGYAETMMGRRRYIPAINSANPQVRGAAERIAINMPVQGTAADIIKVAMDRLDAELEARKMRSKMLLQVHDELIFEGPASEMTDLREMVLRIMPASLELDVPLKVDVKLGKNWGEV, from the coding sequence ATGGCTTCGGATACCGACAAACCCCTGCTGGCGCTCCTCGACGGACACGGCATCATCCACCGCGCGTATCACGCTTTCCGCGAGCCGCTGGTCGTGCGCAAGACGGGCGAAGTGGTGACCGCGGTATACGGGCTCGCCAACACGCTGCTGAGCGTGCTCGAACAGCTTCGCCCAACGCACATAATCGTCGCCCTTGACCCCAAGGGGCCGACGTTCCGACACGAGCTTGACGACACGTATAAAGCGCAGCGCCCCGGTGCGCCCGAAGACCTGCGCGAGCAGTTCGCGCGCTGTGTGGAGCTGATCGAGGCGTTCAACATCCCCATTTTTCAGGTCGAGGGCTTCGAGGCCGACGACGTGCTCGGGACTCTCGCGCGACAGGCTGCGGAGCAGGGCATCGAGACGTACGTCGTCAGCCTGGACAGCGACATGGTCCAGCTTCTGCGGCCGAACGTAAAACTCTTCATGTTCCGCCCTTACCAGCGCGACACCGTCGTCTACGACGAGAGGTCGGCGCGCGAGCGCTACGGTTTCGATCCGCAGCAGATGCCGGACTTCAAAGGGCTCAAGGGCGACGTGTCGGACAACATTCCCGGCGTGCCCGGCGTCGGCGAGAAAACGGCAGTGCGTCTCATCGAGCAGTTCGGCAGCGTCGAGACAATCTACGAGCACCTCGATCTCGTCGAGCCGTCGAAGCTGCGGGAGACGCTCGCCGCCCACGAAGAAGAAGCGCGCCACAGTAAGGAGATGGCGACGATCCGCACGGACGTGCCCGTCAGCCTCGATCTCAAGGCCGCCGAGCTTAAAGGGTACGACCGACAGAAGGTCCTGGAGATCTTCCGCGAGCTGGAGTTCCGGACCCTGATGGGCAGACTGCCCGAGTACGTGCGTCCCCTGGAAGAGAAGGCGCCCCCGGTCGAGCTGGGAGCGCCGGAGAAGATATACCACTGCATCTACGACGAAGAGGAGCTGGACTCGCTGGCGCAACGGTTGTCCAAGGCCGAGAGTTTCTCGTTCGACACCGAGACGGACGAGATACATGCCATGCGCGCGCGGCTCGTCGGCCTGTCGTTCTCCGATTCCATCGCGGAGGCGTTCTACATCCCCGTCGGGCACATCGCGGAGCTCGGCGGCAGGCCGCAGTTGCCGCTTTCGACCGTGCTGTCGAAGCTCGGCCCGGTGCTGGAGGACGGGCTGCGCCCCAAAGTGGCGCACAACGGCAAGTACGACATGGTGGTGCTCGCGAACCACGGCGTGACTGTCCGCGGCCTTGCGTTTGACACGATGGTCGCCGCGTATCTGCTCGGCGAGGGCGGCGGCTCGGAGGCGTACCGGCCGGGCGAGGGATCGCTGAGCCTGAAGTGGCTGGCGTCGCGCCGCCTAGGCATCGAGATGACGGACATCACGGAGATCCTCGGCAGGCGCGGGCCGAAGCAGCTCTCGATGGCGCAGGCGCCTGTGAGCGCCGTCGCCGATTACTCATGCGGCGACGCCGACGTGACTTTCCGTCTGCGCGCGCTACTCGAGAAGGAGCTGAAGGAACAGAACCTGTGGAGCCTCTTCACGGAAGTTGAGATGCCGCTGGTGCCGGTGCTCACGCGCATGGAGCTGGCAGGCGTAGCGATCGATGTGGCGGTCTTGCGGGAGATGTCGCAGCAACTGGAGACGCAGATTGTCGCGCTGGAACAGCAGATATACGAGGCCTGCGGGCACCAGTTCAACATCGGGTCGCCGCAGCAGCTTTCGGTGGTGCTGTTTGAGGAGATCGGGCTGCCGAAGCCGCGCAAGGTGAGGCAGCAGGGCTACGCAACCGACGCGATGGTGCTCGAGGCGCTGCGGGACGCCCATCCGGTTATCGACATGATCCTGACGTACCGCCAGCTTACGAAACTGAAGTCGACTTACATAGACACGCTGCCCGCGCTTATCAACCCGAACACCGGCCGCATCCACACGACGTTCAACCAGACGATCACGGCGACAGGCCGGCTGTCGTCAAACGACCCGAACCTGCAAAACATCCCCGTGCGGGGCGAACTGGGGGGCCAGATCCGGGCCGCGTTCATCGCTCGAGACGTAGGCCCGGACCCCTACTTGCTCGCCGCCGACTACTCACAGGTGGAGCTGCGCATCCTGGCGCACCTGTGCAAAGACCCCGGCCTCCTGGAAGCGTTCCGGCAGGACGAGGACATCCACGCGGCGACGGCGTCGCAGGTGTTCGGCGTTCCCATCGAGGAGGTGACGCCGACGATGCGAAGGCGGGCGAAAGTGTTCAACTTCGGCGTGCTGTACGGGCTGACGGGGTTCGGGCTGTCGCAGCGCGAGGGGATATCGCGCGAGGAGGCGACAGAGTTCATCAACCGCTATTTCGAGAAGTACGCGCGCGTGAAGGAATGGCGCGAGGAGGTGATAGGCGACGCGCGGGTGAAGGGGTACGCGGAGACGATGATGGGGCGCCGGCGCTACATCCCGGCGATCAACTCGGCGAACCCGCAGGTGCGGGGCGCCGCCGAGCGCATCGCGATCAACATGCCGGTGCAGGGGACCGCCGCCGACATCATCAAAGTGGCGATGGACAGGCTGGACGCGGAGCTCGAGGCGCGGAAGATGCGTTCGAAGATGCTGCTGCAGGTGCACGACGAGCTGATCTTCGAAGGGCCGGCCTCGGAGATGACCGACCTGCGGGAGATGGTGCTGCGGATCATGCCGGCGTCGCTGGAGCTGGACGTGCCGCTGAAGGTGGACGTGAAGCTGGGCAAGAACTGGGGCGAAGTGTAA
- a CDS encoding GntG family PLP-dependent aldolase: MKTIDLRSDTVTLPTQEMREAMYRAEVGDDVHHEDPTIKRLESIAAEKLGKEDALFVASGTMGNLVAVLTHCEADDRIIVGSEAHIHYYEGEGISHLVGVDMRELPNDEDGRIDVAELDKVLWESQGPPITLVCLENTHMRCGGVPLSAEYTARVAEVAHERGVPLHLDGARIFNAAVALGVPAAELAREADSVMFCLSKGLSAPVGSVLCGSGEFIVRARQSRRWVGGAMRQVGILGAAGIVALEKMVDRLAEDHENARALAEGLSSIEGISIDPARAPTNIVIFSIDERWEMRDFLTALSERGVLALPVGPDRVRMVTHYGVDREDIEQALTVVEKVAREQLKAGQAAQ; this comes from the coding sequence GTGAAGACGATCGACCTTCGCAGCGACACGGTGACGCTCCCCACTCAAGAGATGCGCGAAGCGATGTACAGGGCGGAAGTCGGTGATGACGTCCACCATGAGGACCCGACGATAAAGCGGTTGGAGAGCATCGCCGCCGAAAAGCTGGGCAAAGAAGACGCTCTTTTCGTCGCCAGCGGGACGATGGGCAACCTCGTGGCCGTGCTGACGCATTGCGAGGCCGACGATCGCATAATTGTCGGGAGCGAGGCCCACATCCACTACTACGAAGGCGAGGGGATAAGCCACCTCGTCGGCGTCGATATGCGTGAGCTGCCGAACGACGAGGACGGGCGCATCGACGTCGCGGAGCTTGACAAGGTCCTGTGGGAGAGCCAGGGCCCGCCCATTACCCTCGTTTGCCTGGAGAACACACACATGCGCTGCGGCGGCGTCCCCTTGAGCGCCGAGTACACGGCCCGGGTGGCGGAGGTGGCGCACGAGCGTGGCGTCCCCCTGCATCTGGATGGAGCCCGCATATTCAACGCCGCCGTCGCGCTCGGTGTGCCTGCCGCCGAGCTGGCGAGAGAAGCGGACTCGGTGATGTTCTGCTTGTCGAAAGGGCTATCGGCGCCGGTGGGCTCCGTCCTCTGCGGCAGTGGCGAGTTCATCGTGCGGGCGCGGCAGTCGCGGCGATGGGTCGGCGGCGCCATGCGTCAGGTCGGCATCCTGGGCGCGGCCGGCATCGTCGCGCTTGAAAAGATGGTCGACCGGCTGGCGGAGGACCACGAGAACGCACGCGCGCTGGCCGAAGGGCTTTCGTCTATTGAAGGCATTTCGATCGATCCCGCCCGCGCGCCTACAAACATCGTGATCTTCTCGATCGACGAGCGGTGGGAGATGCGGGATTTTCTCACGGCGCTTTCGGAGCGAGGAGTCTTGGCGTTGCCGGTCGGGCCCGACCGCGTGCGGATGGTCACCCACTACGGTGTCGACCGCGAGGACATTGAGCAGGCGCTCACGGTTGTCGAAAAAGTGGCGCGCGAGCAATTGAAAGCGGGACAGGCGGCACAGTGA
- a CDS encoding peroxiredoxin, with translation MVEVGETIGLPRLGGPAPDFVAQTTQGTLTLDDFRGRWLVLFSHPADFTPVCTTEFIAFAEIYDELQKRGVDLLGLSIDSVFSHIAWLRNIEEKTGVKIQYPIIADLNKVVANAYGMIHPDQSNTEAVRCVFIIDPNQIVRAMLYYPLSAGRNMDEIVRLIDALQTTDEHNVATPANWRPGDPVIVPPPLTQEGAEERLTEGYDCTDWYLCRKKV, from the coding sequence ATGGTAGAGGTGGGTGAGACAATCGGCCTGCCGCGGCTCGGCGGCCCCGCACCCGACTTCGTAGCGCAGACCACGCAGGGAACCCTCACTCTTGACGATTTTCGCGGCCGTTGGCTTGTCCTTTTCTCACACCCCGCCGATTTCACGCCCGTATGCACAACCGAGTTCATCGCTTTCGCCGAGATATACGACGAGCTGCAGAAGCGCGGCGTCGACCTGCTCGGGCTCAGCATCGACAGCGTCTTTTCGCATATTGCCTGGTTGCGCAACATTGAGGAGAAGACCGGCGTGAAAATCCAGTACCCCATCATCGCCGATCTGAACAAAGTGGTGGCAAACGCCTACGGCATGATCCACCCCGATCAGAGCAACACCGAGGCCGTGCGCTGCGTTTTCATCATCGACCCTAACCAGATAGTACGGGCGATGCTGTATTACCCGCTGAGCGCGGGGCGGAACATGGACGAGATCGTGCGACTGATCGATGCTCTGCAAACGACGGACGAGCACAACGTGGCGACGCCGGCCAACTGGCGCCCCGGCGACCCCGTGATCGTCCCGCCGCCGCTGACGCAGGAAGGCGCGGAGGAACGGCTCACCGAGGGCTACGACTGCACAGACTGGTACCTGTGTCGGAAGAAGGTGTGA
- a CDS encoding winged helix-turn-helix domain-containing protein, whose translation MACVTPEGKPTASGRAMLSALKEGPRSPEEVAEKTNMSLFRVRSGLRELSYAGLVEVAGERYELTAKGAESLQDAQ comes from the coding sequence GTGGCATGCGTTACGCCTGAAGGCAAGCCGACGGCATCGGGAAGGGCGATGCTGAGCGCCCTGAAGGAAGGCCCCCGTTCGCCCGAAGAGGTCGCCGAAAAGACCAACATGTCACTTTTCCGTGTTCGGAGCGGGCTGCGGGAGCTTTCCTACGCCGGGCTCGTCGAAGTGGCGGGCGAGCGGTACGAGCTGACGGCGAAGGGCGCTGAGAGCCTGCAAGACGCGCAGTAG
- the panB gene encoding 3-methyl-2-oxobutanoate hydroxymethyltransferase: MARLSVHELKAMKQRGEKIPMLTAYDYPTARILDEAGIPIILVGDSLGMVVLGYDSTIPVTMEEMLHHTRAVVRGTKRAIVVGDMPFMSYQTGIEDALRNAGRFLQEAGATAVKLEGGVHMAETVRRLVSIGIPVMGHIGLTPQSVSQIGGHKVQGKTPEAAVKTLQDALALQEAGAFAIVLETIPAPLGRIISERLDIPTIGIGAGPQCDGQVQVIHDFLGLLSDFVPKHAKQYLRLHEEIREAVLRYLEEVRSGAFPTDKESFLMDESVLAELSKMAV; this comes from the coding sequence ATGGCTCGACTGAGCGTCCACGAGTTGAAGGCGATGAAGCAGCGGGGCGAAAAGATCCCCATGCTCACCGCCTACGACTACCCCACAGCGCGCATCCTCGACGAAGCGGGCATCCCCATAATCCTCGTCGGCGACAGCCTCGGCATGGTCGTCCTCGGCTATGACTCGACGATACCCGTCACGATGGAGGAGATGCTCCATCACACGAGGGCGGTGGTGAGGGGGACGAAGAGGGCGATCGTAGTAGGCGACATGCCCTTCATGAGCTACCAGACCGGCATTGAGGACGCGCTCCGAAACGCCGGTCGTTTCTTGCAGGAGGCGGGCGCCACCGCCGTGAAGCTGGAGGGCGGCGTCCACATGGCGGAGACGGTCCGGCGGCTTGTCTCGATAGGTATTCCCGTCATGGGGCACATCGGGCTGACGCCGCAGTCGGTCAGCCAGATCGGCGGCCACAAGGTACAGGGCAAGACGCCGGAAGCCGCCGTCAAGACGCTCCAGGATGCGCTCGCATTGCAGGAAGCGGGCGCGTTCGCCATCGTCCTCGAGACCATACCCGCTCCTCTCGGCAGGATCATCTCCGAGCGGCTCGACATCCCTACCATCGGCATCGGCGCCGGCCCCCAGTGCGACGGCCAGGTGCAGGTGATCCACGACTTCCTCGGTCTCCTTTCCGATTTCGTACCCAAGCACGCCAAACAGTACCTCCGTCTTCACGAGGAGATACGGGAGGCGGTGCTTCGTTATCTGGAAGAGGTGCGGTCGGGGGCTTTCCCGACCGACAAGGAGAGCTTTCTGATGGACGAGAGCGTCCTGGCGGAGCTCTCAAAGATGGCGGTGTAA
- the gltX gene encoding glutamate--tRNA ligase, whose translation MTVRVRFAPSPTGVPHVGNIRTALFNWLFARHEGGKFVLRIEDTDQARIVPGALDAILRGLRWLGLDWDEGPDVEGPYGPYFQSQRLEHYDRASRELIERGMAYRCYCSPERLEKVRAEQTRRKEPPRYDRFCRNLTPEQREQREAEGLAAVVRFKTPLSGQTSFFDLIREHVSFENETLDDFVLLKSDGFPTYHLASVVDDHLMEISHVLRADEWLPSTPRHLLIYDALGWQPPLFGHLPMLLGKDRAKLSKRHGAVSILDYERQGYLPEAMFNFLGLLGWSLDDRTEIISREQFIRYFSLERVVKNPAIFDVDKLTWMNGVYMRELSPERFGELLKERLERDLPPEAPRPLDAGFVMRLVPLAQERMRRLDEAVDLLGFFFVEGTLDHGLDTLLGKRFAGKPEEAARVLDAVVKRVSGIEDWRHEALEGALRPLAEELSLKTGDLFMLVRVAVTGRTATPPLFETMEVLGRERSLARLEDALGRLHG comes from the coding sequence TTGACCGTCCGCGTTCGGTTTGCGCCAAGTCCCACCGGCGTTCCCCACGTGGGGAACATCCGCACCGCCCTCTTCAACTGGCTCTTTGCGCGCCACGAAGGGGGCAAGTTCGTGCTGCGCATCGAAGACACCGATCAGGCGCGCATCGTTCCGGGCGCGCTCGACGCCATACTGCGGGGACTGCGCTGGCTCGGCCTCGATTGGGACGAAGGGCCGGACGTGGAAGGGCCTTACGGACCGTACTTCCAGTCGCAGCGGCTGGAGCACTACGACCGCGCGTCGCGGGAGCTTATCGAGAGGGGAATGGCATACCGCTGCTACTGCTCGCCGGAGCGGCTGGAGAAGGTGCGGGCGGAGCAGACGCGTCGCAAGGAGCCTCCGCGCTACGACCGCTTCTGCCGGAATCTAACGCCCGAACAGCGCGAGCAACGGGAGGCCGAGGGGCTGGCCGCCGTCGTGCGGTTCAAGACGCCGCTCTCCGGGCAGACGTCGTTCTTCGACCTCATACGCGAGCACGTGAGTTTCGAGAACGAAACGCTGGACGATTTCGTGCTCCTGAAGTCGGACGGCTTTCCAACGTATCACCTCGCGAGCGTCGTCGACGACCACTTGATGGAGATATCGCACGTGCTGCGCGCCGACGAGTGGCTCCCCAGCACGCCGCGCCACCTGCTGATCTACGACGCGCTGGGCTGGCAGCCGCCGCTGTTCGGCCATCTGCCGATGCTGCTAGGAAAGGACCGCGCGAAGCTGAGCAAGCGCCACGGCGCCGTGTCGATACTCGACTACGAGAGGCAGGGCTACCTACCGGAGGCGATGTTCAACTTCCTCGGGCTGCTCGGGTGGTCGCTGGACGACCGGACGGAGATCATCTCGCGCGAGCAGTTCATCCGCTACTTCAGCCTCGAGCGCGTGGTGAAGAATCCGGCGATCTTCGACGTGGACAAGCTGACGTGGATGAACGGCGTGTACATGCGCGAGCTTTCGCCGGAGCGCTTCGGCGAGCTTCTGAAGGAGCGACTGGAGCGCGACCTGCCGCCGGAGGCGCCACGGCCGCTCGACGCCGGCTTCGTGATGCGGCTCGTGCCGCTGGCCCAGGAGCGCATGCGGCGCCTCGACGAAGCCGTCGACCTGCTGGGCTTCTTCTTCGTCGAGGGGACGCTTGACCACGGCCTCGACACGCTACTGGGGAAGCGGTTCGCGGGCAAGCCGGAAGAGGCGGCGCGCGTCCTGGATGCGGTAGTCAAGCGTGTGAGCGGCATCGAGGACTGGCGGCACGAGGCGCTGGAAGGCGCGCTGCGACCGCTGGCGGAGGAGCTGTCGCTCAAGACAGGCGATCTCTTCATGCTGGTGCGTGTGGCGGTGACGGGCCGCACGGCGACGCCTCCCCTCTTCGAGACGATGGAGGTGCTGGGCCGCGAGCGGTCGCTGGCGCGGCTGGAAGACGCGCTCGGCCGGCTGCACGGCTAA
- a CDS encoding P1 family peptidase, which yields MRRHDAITDVPGILVGHWTDRRAATGCTVVLCKKGAVAGVDVRGGAPGTREASLLRPEALVQQVHAVFLTGGSAFGLDVGSGIMRYLEERGIGFSYGGSVIPIVCGAVLFDLNIGRHDVRPNAEAGYRACKAAKGGRVAQGSVGAGTGATVAKVRTIARGLKGGIGTASERTGEVVVGALVAVNAFGEIVDPQTGQIVAGVRGEQGRFESAVDLMRTAGPFATLPLANTTIGVVATNATLTKTQATTVAQMAHDGISRAIRPAHCPVDGDAIFALATSEAAGAANAGVIGALAAEAVQRAVLNAIREAKGLAGVPSAREWLTGRQ from the coding sequence ATGAGAAGACACGACGCGATAACGGACGTCCCCGGCATACTCGTCGGGCACTGGACGGACCGGAGGGCCGCCACCGGCTGCACAGTCGTCCTCTGCAAGAAGGGCGCGGTCGCCGGCGTGGACGTGCGCGGCGGCGCCCCGGGCACCCGCGAGGCGTCGCTGTTGCGCCCCGAGGCGCTCGTCCAGCAGGTGCACGCCGTCTTCCTCACCGGCGGCAGCGCGTTTGGGCTCGACGTCGGCTCCGGTATCATGCGCTACCTCGAGGAGCGCGGCATCGGCTTCTCCTACGGCGGTTCGGTGATCCCGATCGTCTGCGGCGCCGTCCTCTTCGACCTCAACATCGGACGCCACGATGTGCGGCCGAACGCTGAGGCCGGCTACCGGGCCTGCAAGGCAGCGAAAGGGGGGCGCGTCGCGCAAGGCAGCGTGGGCGCGGGCACGGGCGCGACCGTCGCCAAGGTGCGGACGATAGCGCGCGGGCTTAAGGGCGGCATCGGCACGGCGAGCGAGAGGACCGGCGAGGTGGTCGTCGGGGCGCTCGTGGCGGTGAACGCGTTTGGGGAGATCGTCGACCCGCAGACGGGGCAGATCGTGGCCGGCGTGCGGGGCGAGCAGGGGCGCTTTGAGAGCGCGGTCGACCTCATGCGGACGGCGGGTCCGTTCGCGACGCTGCCGCTGGCGAATACGACCATCGGTGTCGTGGCCACGAACGCGACCCTAACCAAAACACAGGCGACGACCGTTGCGCAGATGGCGCACGACGGCATAAGCCGCGCCATCCGGCCTGCCCACTGCCCCGTCGACGGCGACGCGATCTTCGCGCTCGCGACCAGCGAGGCCGCGGGCGCCGCGAACGCCGGGGTCATCGGCGCGCTGGCGGCAGAAGCGGTGCAACGGGCCGTGCTGAACGCCATCCGCGAGGCGAAGGGGCTCGCGGGCGTACCGTCGGCGCGGGAGTGGCTGACGGGGCGGCAGTAG